The following coding sequences lie in one Streptococcus suis genomic window:
- a CDS encoding ABC transporter ATP-binding protein — protein sequence MQLKLSSVSKKFDHKIILEEASFSFEQGKIYGLLGRNGAGKTTLFNCIARNLTLDGGSIQFVKDENAFDYDNTDIGFTQTYPQLPAFMAAYEFVRFYMDIHKDKLKSPRSPEEWLNLVGIGFEDQHRLLKDFSHGMQNKVQLLLSLIVQPPVLLLDEPLTSFDPVAAHEFKQLIREAKKNSVIIFSTHILQLAQDLCDEIVLLHHQELQAVPSDKLHDPDFEQEVVALLTAD from the coding sequence ATGCAACTAAAACTTTCTTCTGTTTCCAAGAAATTCGACCATAAAATCATTTTGGAAGAGGCCTCCTTTAGCTTTGAACAAGGCAAGATTTACGGTTTGCTAGGGCGGAATGGGGCTGGTAAGACAACCTTGTTCAACTGCATTGCCCGTAATCTGACCTTGGATGGTGGCTCGATTCAGTTTGTGAAGGATGAAAATGCCTTTGACTACGACAACACGGACATCGGTTTTACCCAGACCTATCCGCAACTACCTGCCTTTATGGCGGCTTACGAGTTTGTCCGTTTCTATATGGATATCCACAAGGATAAGCTCAAATCTCCTCGTAGTCCAGAAGAATGGCTAAACTTGGTCGGTATCGGTTTTGAAGACCAGCACCGTCTGCTCAAGGATTTTTCCCACGGTATGCAGAACAAGGTCCAATTACTCCTGTCTTTGATTGTTCAGCCTCCTGTCCTTCTCTTAGATGAGCCACTGACTTCCTTTGACCCTGTGGCTGCCCACGAGTTCAAGCAGCTGATTCGGGAGGCTAAGAAGAATTCCGTTATTATCTTTTCCACCCATATTCTACAGCTGGCTCAAGACCTCTGCGACGAGATTGTTTTGCTACATCACCAAGAATTACAGGCTGTTCCGAGTGACAAGCTCCACGACCCTGACTTTGAACAGGAAGTGGTTGCCCTCTTGACAGCAGACTAG
- a CDS encoding N-acetyltransferase, translated as MPINSFDQEIGSPLPNHTTGAFPNISILEGKTVRLEKLNLHHADDLYQFYGPSAKKADWTYLPIEPLADRDSFQAYFQKMMASFDPYYLAIVDKATNQAVGTFALMRIDTNHRTIEVGWVLFSPQLQRTRQATEAHYLLMNYVFEELGYRRYEWKCDSLNQASQAAAKRLGFTYEGTFRQALVYKGRNRDTAWFSLLDHEWPDRKLALENWLKDSNFDELGQQKQSLSSF; from the coding sequence ATGCCTATCAACTCATTTGACCAAGAAATTGGATCCCCACTACCAAACCATACGACTGGCGCTTTTCCAAACATTAGTATTCTAGAAGGAAAGACAGTTCGCCTAGAAAAGCTTAATCTCCATCATGCAGATGATCTCTATCAGTTTTATGGACCAAGTGCCAAGAAAGCTGACTGGACCTATCTACCCATTGAACCCTTGGCAGACCGTGACTCTTTTCAAGCCTATTTCCAAAAGATGATGGCCTCTTTTGACCCTTATTACCTTGCGATAGTTGATAAAGCTACCAATCAGGCAGTCGGAACCTTTGCACTCATGCGAATAGATACCAACCATCGTACCATTGAAGTGGGATGGGTCCTCTTTTCGCCACAACTGCAACGGACCCGACAGGCGACAGAAGCTCACTATCTTCTCATGAACTATGTGTTTGAAGAACTGGGCTATCGACGTTATGAATGGAAATGCGACTCGCTCAACCAAGCCAGTCAAGCTGCTGCCAAACGCCTGGGATTTACCTACGAAGGCACCTTCCGTCAGGCTCTGGTTTATAAGGGACGTAACCGAGATACCGCCTGGTTTTCTCTATTAGACCACGAATGGCCTGACCGCAAGCTTGCCCTTGAAAACTGGCTAAAGGATAGTAACTTCGATGAACTGGGTCAGCAAAAACAATCCCTATCCTCTTTCTAA
- a CDS encoding aminoacetone oxidase family FAD-binding enzyme gives MNTVDTIIIGAGPAGMMAAISSSFYGKKTLLLEKNKRLGKKLSGTGGGRCNVTNNGTLEDLLAGIPGNGRFLYSVFSQFDNHDIMNFFQENGVKLKVEDHGRVFPTTDRSQTIIKCLEMKMLENGVDIRTGTEVVSVRKIDDLFHVKTSEETFTAPQLIVTTGGKTYPSTGSTGFGHDIARHFKLEVTEIEAAESPVLTDFPHKKLQGISLDDVTLTYGKHVITHDLLFTHFGLSGPAALRLSSFVKGGETAFLDALPTHSEQDLFEHLEKNREKSVKNALGELMPDRLADFFAENYDGKVKQVSQKDLTNLVTLLKALPIKITGKMSLAKSFVTKGGVDLKEINPKTLESKKIPGLHFAGEVLDINAHTGGFNITYCLATGWVAGSSYSS, from the coding sequence ATGAATACAGTAGATACTATTATTATCGGAGCGGGGCCTGCTGGCATGATGGCCGCTATTTCTTCTAGTTTTTACGGCAAGAAGACCCTGCTCCTTGAAAAAAACAAGCGTTTGGGCAAGAAGCTGTCTGGCACAGGTGGCGGACGTTGCAATGTGACCAACAACGGCACACTGGAAGACCTGCTGGCTGGCATTCCTGGCAATGGCCGCTTTCTTTACAGTGTCTTTTCCCAGTTTGACAACCACGACATCATGAATTTCTTTCAGGAAAATGGGGTCAAGCTCAAGGTGGAGGACCACGGCCGTGTCTTTCCGACCACCGATCGCTCCCAGACCATTATCAAGTGCTTGGAGATGAAAATGTTGGAAAATGGCGTGGACATCCGTACAGGAACCGAGGTGGTGTCCGTTCGCAAGATTGACGACCTCTTCCATGTCAAGACCAGCGAAGAAACCTTTACAGCTCCCCAGCTCATTGTCACCACCGGTGGCAAGACCTATCCTTCCACTGGCTCGACCGGTTTTGGACACGACATTGCCCGCCACTTTAAGCTGGAAGTCACAGAGATTGAAGCCGCAGAAAGCCCTGTCTTGACCGACTTCCCCCACAAGAAGCTCCAAGGCATTTCCCTGGACGACGTCACCCTGACCTACGGCAAGCACGTCATCACTCACGACCTGCTCTTTACCCACTTTGGCCTGTCGGGGCCTGCTGCTCTTCGTCTGTCTAGTTTTGTCAAAGGAGGAGAAACCGCATTTCTCGATGCGCTGCCGACCCATTCTGAACAAGATTTGTTTGAGCATTTAGAAAAAAACAGGGAAAAATCTGTCAAGAATGCCCTTGGTGAACTCATGCCAGACCGCCTAGCCGACTTTTTCGCTGAGAACTACGACGGCAAGGTCAAACAAGTTTCCCAAAAGGACCTGACCAATCTGGTCACCCTTCTCAAAGCCCTGCCGATTAAGATTACGGGCAAGATGTCCTTGGCCAAGTCCTTTGTGACCAAGGGAGGCGTTGACCTCAAGGAAATCAACCCCAAAACCTTGGAAAGTAAGAAAATTCCTGGCCTCCACTTTGCTGGTGAAGTCTTGGATATCAATGCCCACACAGGTGGCTTTAACATCACCTACTGTCTAGCAACCGGCTGGGTGGCTGGAAGTTCCTACTCTTCGTAA
- a CDS encoding DUF536 domain-containing protein → MGIEKTVSELAEILGVSRQAMNNRVKSLPEEFVDKNDKGVTVVNRAGLIKLEEIYKTTIFEDEPISDEVKHRELMEILVDEKNAEIIRLYSQLKAKDKQLAEKDEQLKVKDVQIAEKDKQLDQQQQLTLKAMADKEVLKLELDEVKAQAEEVQAKGFFARLFGK, encoded by the coding sequence ATGGGAATCGAAAAAACAGTCAGTGAGTTAGCTGAAATTTTAGGAGTGAGCCGGCAGGCTATGAATAATCGCGTCAAATCACTTCCTGAAGAATTTGTAGATAAAAATGACAAGGGTGTGACCGTTGTAAACCGTGCTGGCTTGATTAAGTTGGAGGAAATCTACAAAACAACCATTTTTGAAGATGAGCCGATTAGCGATGAAGTCAAGCATCGTGAATTGATGGAAATTTTAGTTGACGAGAAAAATGCTGAAATCATCCGCTTATATAGTCAATTAAAAGCCAAAGATAAGCAACTTGCCGAAAAAGATGAACAACTCAAGGTTAAAGATGTGCAGATTGCTGAGAAGGATAAACAGTTGGATCAGCAACAGCAATTGACACTAAAAGCTATGGCCGATAAGGAAGTTCTCAAGTTGGAATTGGACGAAGTTAAAGCACAGGCAGAAGAAGTGCAAGCTAAAGGCTTCTTTGCACGTTTGTTTGGGAAATAA
- a CDS encoding PTS sugar transporter subunit IIC, which yields MVDNRTMAILMELFATRKESLYELSIQTGIEKEQLHSNLELVNQLLQEHSFPQIQYKDSEFVISTELYNQKESVFSLFRNRQIYLSQEERQLLIYLYTFIRKEFVSNVHYQELLSVSRNTTLTDIKNVKELCLDFQVRLEYTRAKGYHLIGREEDKHRLALYALSNCLQSSIGVWALDYILKSWGEENPIEELKIVSQQACNYYKVSALEERLDEYLYFLIFLFIRQARVGNLINWNFEGKVGFVKDFLQRLWKLLRLKSTSTLELNAATQEYLSHLLQGCLEGESREKDDLFYHLTVEIVEEMERLSLIAFEHRSEMIEGLQRHLIPAYYRLTSRLVNVNSYTETIKEEHADLFYLVKKALRPLEEHLGFTIPDSEVSYFVIHFGGYIEAGQQRSYRYRALVVCPNGVSSSLIVKENLRQLFPNIYFADTHSLQDWKMLDMTDYDMVFGTIKLNIELPFFLVSQLMTSNHKKELFHLVNQHFPNAAYFPIEIEQLLSLIGKHATIHQEQALKYELVQFLNQRSHEQRGRSPMLEELITKETFQWSEEVLDWQKAVALAARPLVDKGAIETRYIDAMIAKVEEFGPFIDLGKGIAIPHARPEDGVNEVGMSMLVLDKPVYLLDDPSHEIQLFICIAAVDNQTHLRALSHLTKILREEENIQQLVGAKEFADVQHLLKEEQ from the coding sequence ATGGTTGATAATCGTACCATGGCGATTCTGATGGAATTGTTTGCGACTCGAAAAGAAAGTTTGTACGAACTTAGTATTCAAACAGGAATTGAAAAGGAGCAGCTACATTCTAATTTGGAACTAGTCAATCAATTGTTGCAAGAACATTCCTTCCCGCAGATACAATACAAAGATAGCGAGTTTGTTATTTCTACGGAGCTTTACAATCAAAAAGAAAGTGTATTTTCGCTCTTTCGCAATCGCCAGATCTATCTTTCGCAAGAAGAAAGACAGCTTCTTATCTATCTTTATACCTTTATCCGAAAAGAATTTGTATCAAACGTTCACTACCAAGAATTATTGAGTGTGAGCCGTAACACAACATTGACGGATATTAAGAATGTAAAGGAACTTTGCTTGGACTTTCAAGTACGCTTGGAATATACGAGGGCGAAAGGCTATCATCTAATTGGTCGAGAAGAAGATAAACATCGCTTGGCGCTTTATGCACTCAGTAATTGTTTGCAGTCTTCGATTGGTGTGTGGGCTTTGGATTATATTCTTAAATCTTGGGGTGAGGAAAATCCTATTGAAGAATTGAAAATAGTGAGTCAACAAGCTTGCAATTATTATAAAGTCTCAGCTTTAGAAGAGAGATTGGATGAATATTTGTATTTTTTGATATTTTTATTTATCCGTCAGGCGCGTGTTGGCAACCTTATTAACTGGAATTTTGAAGGAAAGGTAGGGTTTGTAAAAGATTTTCTGCAACGACTTTGGAAATTATTACGTTTAAAAAGTACTAGCACATTAGAATTAAATGCTGCGACACAAGAGTATCTGTCACATTTACTGCAAGGATGCTTAGAAGGTGAGAGCAGAGAAAAGGATGATTTATTTTACCACTTGACTGTAGAAATAGTGGAAGAGATGGAACGTTTGTCCTTAATTGCTTTTGAACATCGCTCGGAAATGATTGAAGGTTTGCAACGTCACCTAATTCCTGCTTACTACCGTTTAACATCTCGTTTGGTAAATGTCAATTCATATACTGAAACCATCAAAGAAGAGCATGCTGACTTGTTCTATCTTGTAAAAAAAGCTTTGCGACCTTTGGAAGAGCATCTAGGTTTTACTATACCAGATAGTGAGGTATCTTATTTTGTCATCCACTTTGGTGGCTACATCGAAGCAGGTCAACAACGTTCATATCGTTATCGGGCCTTGGTTGTTTGCCCAAATGGAGTGAGCTCTTCGCTGATTGTAAAAGAAAATCTACGGCAACTATTTCCTAATATCTATTTTGCCGATACCCATTCCTTACAGGATTGGAAGATGCTAGACATGACAGACTATGACATGGTATTTGGAACTATCAAGCTGAATATAGAGCTACCATTTTTCTTGGTATCCCAGCTGATGACCTCTAATCATAAAAAAGAATTATTTCATTTGGTTAATCAGCATTTCCCAAATGCGGCTTATTTTCCGATTGAGATTGAGCAGTTATTATCACTTATTGGGAAACATGCAACCATTCATCAGGAGCAGGCTTTAAAATATGAATTGGTGCAGTTTCTCAATCAGCGCTCCCATGAGCAAAGGGGAAGGAGTCCTATGTTAGAAGAATTGATTACAAAAGAGACCTTTCAATGGTCTGAGGAAGTTTTAGATTGGCAAAAAGCAGTTGCCCTGGCTGCACGACCTCTGGTAGATAAAGGAGCTATAGAAACTCGATATATTGATGCTATGATAGCGAAGGTAGAAGAGTTTGGTCCTTTTATTGACCTAGGTAAAGGAATTGCGATTCCACATGCACGACCAGAAGATGGGGTTAATGAGGTAGGGATGTCAATGTTGGTATTGGATAAGCCAGTTTATCTATTGGATGATCCTAGTCATGAAATTCAGCTGTTCATTTGTATTGCAGCCGTGGATAATCAAACCCATCTCAGAGCACTCTCGCATTTGACAAAAATTTTGCGAGAAGAAGAAAATATTCAACAACTTGTCGGCGCCAAAGAATTTGCCGACGTACAACATTTATTAAAGGAGGAACAGTAA
- a CDS encoding PTS lactose transporter subunit IIB — protein MLRIGTACGSGLGSSFMVQMNIESILRDLGVSDVHVEHYDLGGANPSEADVWIVGRDLADSATHLGDVRILNSIIDMNELRELVTAICQEKGLV, from the coding sequence ATGTTACGAATTGGAACAGCCTGTGGCTCAGGTTTAGGCTCTAGCTTTATGGTTCAAATGAATATTGAATCCATTTTGCGAGATTTAGGTGTATCAGATGTTCATGTGGAGCATTATGATCTAGGTGGTGCCAATCCGAGTGAAGCAGATGTGTGGATTGTCGGACGTGACCTGGCTGATTCTGCAACTCATTTAGGAGATGTTCGAATATTGAATAGTATTATTGATATGAATGAGTTGAGGGAACTTGTCACGGCTATCTGTCAAGAAAAAGGTTTGGTTTAA
- a CDS encoding PTS ascorbate transporter subunit IIC, which produces MILDFLIDIAKTPAILVALIAILGLALQKKPAADLIKGGLKTFVGFIVVGGGANIIVGSLEPFGQMFEQAFNLKGVVPNNEAIVAMALDKYGTATSLIMLLGMVFNIVIARFTRFKYIFLTGHHTLYMACMIAVIMSVAGFTSVGLIVMGGLALGLIMTLSPAFVQKYMIQLTGNDHVALGHFSALGYWLSGVVGGLVGDKSKSTEDINFPKGLAFLRDSTVSIAISMSLIYMIVALFAGGDYIKENLSGGTNSMIYALTLGGTFAAGVFVILSGVRLILAEIVPAFKGISEKLVPNSKPALDCPVVYPYAPNAVLIGFISSFAGGIVSMIILALTGGVVILPGVVPHFFCGATAGVMGNASGGVRGAVCGAFMQGVLISFLPVFLLPVLGDLGFAGSTFSDADFGLSGIFLGILAKNGGILTVSVGIFAVLALMLGLSLVKKEQKEG; this is translated from the coding sequence ATGATATTGGATTTTCTCATTGATATTGCTAAAACTCCGGCAATTCTGGTTGCTCTCATTGCTATTCTAGGTTTAGCCTTACAGAAAAAGCCCGCAGCAGATTTAATTAAGGGGGGCTTGAAAACTTTTGTTGGTTTTATTGTTGTTGGTGGCGGAGCGAATATTATTGTTGGCTCGCTTGAGCCATTTGGTCAAATGTTTGAACAAGCTTTCAACTTGAAAGGGGTTGTTCCAAATAATGAAGCTATTGTAGCGATGGCTTTGGATAAGTATGGAACTGCTACATCCTTGATTATGTTGCTTGGAATGGTCTTCAATATTGTTATTGCTCGCTTTACACGCTTTAAATATATTTTCTTGACAGGACACCACACACTATATATGGCCTGTATGATTGCAGTTATCATGAGTGTTGCAGGTTTCACTTCTGTCGGCTTAATTGTGATGGGTGGGTTGGCTTTAGGTCTGATTATGACACTCTCCCCAGCCTTCGTTCAAAAATACATGATTCAATTGACAGGAAATGATCATGTTGCTCTAGGTCACTTCAGTGCACTTGGTTACTGGTTGAGTGGTGTAGTAGGCGGTTTGGTCGGTGATAAGTCTAAGTCTACGGAGGATATTAATTTCCCTAAAGGTTTGGCATTCTTGCGTGATTCAACTGTCAGCATTGCCATTTCTATGTCCTTGATTTACATGATTGTGGCTTTGTTTGCAGGCGGTGATTATATTAAGGAAAACCTTAGTGGTGGTACTAACAGTATGATTTACGCCTTGACCCTAGGTGGAACTTTTGCAGCAGGTGTTTTTGTTATCTTATCCGGTGTACGCTTAATTTTGGCGGAAATTGTTCCAGCCTTCAAAGGAATTTCAGAGAAGTTGGTTCCGAATTCCAAACCAGCCCTAGACTGTCCAGTTGTTTATCCTTATGCACCAAACGCCGTGTTGATTGGCTTTATCTCTAGTTTTGCAGGTGGTATTGTCAGCATGATTATTCTTGCCTTGACTGGCGGTGTCGTTATCCTTCCAGGTGTCGTACCACACTTCTTCTGTGGAGCTACTGCAGGTGTTATGGGGAATGCCTCAGGTGGTGTTCGTGGAGCTGTTTGCGGTGCCTTTATGCAAGGCGTTCTCATCAGTTTCTTGCCAGTGTTCTTGCTTCCAGTTTTGGGAGACCTTGGTTTTGCAGGTTCAACATTCTCAGATGCAGATTTTGGACTATCAGGTATTTTCTTGGGAATTCTTGCTAAAAATGGCGGTATTCTCACAGTTTCTGTTGGTATTTTTGCAGTATTGGCCTTGATGCTTGGATTGTCATTGGTGAAAAAAGAACAGAAAGAAGGATAA
- a CDS encoding transketolase, whose translation MTSGTANLKRFAKEIRYHTLATLNRLGFGHYGGSLSIVEVLAALYGEILDIRVQNFSSKERDHFILSKGHAGPALYSTLYLKGFFDRDFLLSLNQNGTHLPSHPDRNLTPGVDMTTGSLGQGMSVATGVAYGKKIEQSPYYTYTLVGDGELNEGQCWEAAQFAAHHELSKLILFVDDNKKQLDGRTRDICQTFDFVEKFQAFGWESVRVNGADIDAIINAILTLKSSKSPQPKCIVLDTTKGQGVTFLEELESNHHLRLSGQLREDLEQVTLVLARELEVTE comes from the coding sequence ATGACTAGTGGTACAGCTAATTTGAAACGATTTGCCAAAGAAATTCGCTACCATACCTTGGCGACTTTGAATCGATTAGGATTTGGTCATTATGGTGGTAGCTTATCAATCGTAGAAGTGTTGGCTGCTCTATATGGAGAAATTCTGGACATTCGTGTCCAGAATTTCTCTTCTAAGGAGCGGGATCACTTTATTCTGTCTAAGGGACATGCAGGTCCAGCACTTTATAGTACGTTGTATTTGAAAGGCTTCTTTGATAGAGATTTTCTCTTGTCGCTAAATCAAAATGGAACACATTTGCCTTCACACCCTGACCGAAACTTAACGCCAGGGGTGGATATGACAACAGGTTCGTTGGGGCAAGGGATGAGTGTCGCGACGGGTGTTGCTTATGGTAAGAAGATAGAACAGTCACCGTACTATACCTATACTCTGGTAGGGGATGGGGAGCTTAACGAAGGTCAATGCTGGGAAGCGGCTCAGTTTGCAGCCCACCACGAACTATCGAAACTGATTCTGTTTGTGGATGACAATAAAAAACAACTAGACGGTCGAACTCGTGATATTTGCCAAACCTTTGATTTTGTTGAAAAATTTCAGGCTTTTGGTTGGGAATCAGTGCGTGTGAATGGTGCCGATATAGATGCTATTATAAATGCTATTCTAACATTGAAGTCAAGTAAGTCTCCTCAACCAAAATGTATCGTTCTTGATACTACTAAGGGGCAGGGAGTTACCTTCTTAGAAGAATTAGAAAGCAATCACCATTTGCGTTTGTCGGGTCAATTACGGGAAGATTTAGAGCAAGTAACACTTGTTTTAGCGAGAGAGTTGGAGGTGACGGAATGA
- a CDS encoding transketolase has product MRQTKEMRLVYSDFLAQVGQEDTTIAAIEADLSSSMATNKLSSVLGGRYVNVGIMEQEMVGVAAGLSLLGYKPYIHTFGPFASRRVYDQVFISLAYAQLNATIIGSDAGVSAEMNGGTHMPFEELGLMRLIPKARVYEVSDDVQFQAVLKETIKVDGLKYIRTIRKAPTAIYQGGEDFSKGYCVLRQGEDMTLLASGIMVEQALKAADQLEAQGVSVQVIDLFRIKPIHEDIPALLSGRPVLTVENHNRIGGLGSSICELMATDLTTPVHRIGIEESFGQVGQQVYLMDVYGLTAEHIVKQAQLMLQQ; this is encoded by the coding sequence ATGAGACAGACAAAGGAGATGCGACTGGTTTATAGTGATTTTCTAGCTCAGGTAGGGCAGGAAGACACAACCATAGCAGCTATTGAAGCAGATTTATCCAGTTCAATGGCTACCAACAAATTGTCCTCTGTTCTGGGTGGACGCTATGTCAATGTAGGTATCATGGAGCAGGAAATGGTAGGGGTAGCAGCCGGACTATCTCTTCTAGGATACAAGCCATACATTCATACTTTCGGACCATTTGCTAGTCGTAGAGTCTATGATCAGGTGTTTATCTCTCTAGCTTATGCCCAGCTTAATGCCACGATCATTGGTTCCGATGCGGGGGTATCAGCGGAGATGAATGGTGGGACTCACATGCCGTTTGAGGAGCTGGGCTTAATGCGGCTCATTCCAAAAGCGCGTGTTTATGAGGTCAGTGACGATGTCCAGTTTCAAGCTGTTCTAAAAGAAACCATCAAGGTAGACGGGTTGAAGTACATTCGGACCATTCGGAAAGCACCAACGGCTATTTATCAAGGTGGAGAAGATTTTAGCAAAGGATACTGTGTCCTTAGGCAAGGGGAGGATATGACCTTGCTTGCGAGTGGTATTATGGTAGAGCAGGCATTAAAGGCGGCGGATCAGTTAGAGGCTCAAGGAGTATCTGTTCAAGTCATTGATCTTTTTCGTATCAAACCAATTCATGAAGACATACCAGCTCTATTATCAGGAAGGCCAGTATTAACCGTAGAAAATCATAATCGAATTGGAGGCCTAGGTAGTAGCATTTGTGAATTAATGGCTACGGATTTGACGACCCCAGTACATCGAATTGGTATTGAGGAATCTTTTGGTCAAGTTGGGCAACAGGTCTATTTGATGGATGTTTATGGACTGACAGCAGAGCATATTGTTAAACAAGCACAATTAATGTTACAACAATAG
- a CDS encoding N-acetyltransferase, protein MIRIAPMTEDYLHTLWKIGHREAAPRWKEFAAPYFDDYQACATFEDFQALELYQWLQKDCVRAILVDQLPIGFVSYYWECQSTRWLEIGIEIYDDKVWGKGYGTAALQLWIDTIFQQFAELEHIGLTTWSGNKGMMRTAEKLGMTKEAHIRKVRYWQGHYHDSIKYGILREEWVENKKKSSS, encoded by the coding sequence ATGATTAGAATTGCACCGATGACTGAAGATTATTTGCATACACTTTGGAAGATTGGCCATCGTGAAGCTGCACCTCGCTGGAAGGAATTTGCAGCTCCCTATTTTGATGACTACCAGGCCTGCGCTACTTTTGAAGATTTTCAAGCACTTGAACTCTACCAGTGGTTACAAAAAGATTGTGTCAGAGCAATCCTAGTGGATCAGCTGCCTATTGGATTTGTGAGCTATTACTGGGAGTGCCAGTCAACACGCTGGCTCGAAATCGGGATTGAAATCTATGACGATAAGGTCTGGGGAAAAGGATATGGCACAGCTGCTCTCCAACTCTGGATTGATACCATTTTCCAGCAATTTGCAGAATTGGAACACATCGGGCTCACTACCTGGTCTGGCAACAAGGGCATGATGAGAACCGCAGAAAAATTAGGCATGACCAAAGAAGCCCATATCCGCAAAGTTCGGTACTGGCAAGGACATTATCATGATTCTATCAAATATGGAATTTTAAGAGAAGAATGGGTAGAGAATAAGAAAAAATCAAGTTCCTAA